A window of Acidimicrobiales bacterium genomic DNA:
CGACCCGGGCCAGCTTGGACAGCCCGATGATCCGGTCGCCGGGGAGATAGCCGACGTGCGCCACACCCTGGAACGGAAGGAGGTGGTGCTGGCACAGCGAGTGGAAGGCGATGTCCCTGGCGACCACCAGCTCGTCGTACCCCTCGTCGTTCGGGAAGGTCGTCACGTTGAAGGACCTGGGCGAGAGCAACTCGGCCAGACTCGCGGCCACGCGGCGGGGCGTGTCCCGGGTGTGCTCCTCGCCGGTGTCCTGACCGAGAGCGGCGAGCAGCTGGACGACGGCTGCCTCGGCGGCGGGAAGATCGATCTCCGGCCCGCCATGGATCAGTCGGAGCTCGGGGGACCGTGTCGACGCGTGATGGAAGGCCGTTTGATCGGCGGACTTGAGGGTCATCTGCCCGTCTCCTTGCATCGGGTCGTACTCCGACTCTAGATCGCAGCCGTGCTCCACTGTATCACTAGCATTTGCT
This region includes:
- the folE gene encoding GTP cyclohydrolase I FolE: MTLKSADQTAFHHASTRSPELRLIHGGPEIDLPAAEAAVVQLLAALGQDTGEEHTRDTPRRVAASLAELLSPRSFNVTTFPNDEGYDELVVARDIAFHSLCQHHLLPFQGVAHVGYLPGDRIIGLSKLARVVELFARRLQVQERLTKQVADWLQEHLEPRGVGVVIEAEHLCMTMRGVRATGSRTVTSALHGIVREEAGTRSEFLSLAGVRP